One Lentisphaerota bacterium genomic window, GGCAGACACGCTGTGAGCCATTGACAGGGGCATGAAAAAATGACAACCTATCCCCGATCCTGATTCTGATTCGGCGTGGCCTGTTGTTACGCAATAACTGAAGCTAGTGAGGGCTGTTCGAGGGGCCCGTGGGCTTTGACTCGGATTCCCCCATCCCGAGGCGGTGCGCATGACCCGGCAGAGGACGTTCAACCCCTGTCGGCTGCGCATGCCATCAGCGACCGAATGACCGACGCTCTGCGCGCCGCGCTTGCGGCCGTGCCGCCGGGTGTCACGACTTTATCGCTTCCCCTGCTCCCCGGCGCGTCGGCCGCGATCACCGCCCTCGCCCTGGGGCGGCTGCATCCCGCCGCGCCGATCCTGGTCATCACCGCCGGTTCGATCGAGCAGGAGTCGGTCACCGGCGATCTGCTCGCCTTCGCCCGCGAGACGGGTCAGCCGGTTGCATTGCTCCCTGCCATCGAAACCGGCGACGCCGACCGCGAACTCGAGGGCGCGCGCCTTCTGGCCATCCGCACGTTTCATGCTCAACCCTGCCCCATTCTGGTTGCCTCCGCCCACGCGCTGCAGCAACCGGTTCCCGACCCGGCCTCCGTTGCGCGCGCGACGCGGACGCTCGCTCTGAACGGCGAGACCGACTTGAACGCCCTGATCGCCGATCTGGTTGCCGCTGGCTACACCCGCGCCCCCGACGTTTCGGAAAAGGGCGAGTTCGCCGTGCGCGGCGGCATCCTCGACGTCTGGCCCGCAACCGATACCCTGCCCCTGCGCGCGGAGTTCTCGGATCATCAAATCGAATCGCTGCGCCGCTTTGACCCCGCCTCCCAAACGTCGGTTGAACGGATCACCGGTGCCGAACTCGCCCCGTGCAGCCCGCCCGGCACCATCCTGCTCACCGACCTGCTGCCGCGCGGCACGGTGATCCTGCGACTCGATCACGACCGCATCCGCCACTACGCCGAGACCCGTGCGGCCGAGTTCCCCGGTCTGCTCCTGTGGGAGGATCTCGCCCAACGCCTCGCCGCGTGCGCCCCCGCCCTCGATCTGGTCTCAGGCGATCCGCCCCCGCCCGCAGTGCCCGCGCTGCCCTTCGCCATTGCCCCGATCGCCGGTGTCTCCGGTTTCGGTGACGACCCGGCCCACCCCGATCTCCTCGCGACCGCGCGGCAGCGGCTGATCGCGCCCCTCGCCGCCTTCACCCGTGCAGGCGGCTTCGCCGTCGTCTGCGCCGACACCCCGGGCGCTTGCGAGACCCTCGCCCATGAACTCCCGGCTGGCGGTGGGATCGCTCTCCTCCGCCTGCCGCTCTCCGGCGGCTTCACCCTCGCCGAGCCGCCCGCCTGCGCGCTGACCCTCCTCGCCCAGCCCGATCTCTATGCCGTCCGCAAGCACACTCCGATTCGTCCCAAAAGCGCCCCGGCCACCGGACAGCGCCTCGACACTATCGCCGACCTGCAGCCCGGCGACCGGGTCGTCCACCTCGACCACGGCATCGGCCGTTACATCGGAACGACCGAGATCGAAATCGACGGGCGGCGTTCCGAGGTGATCACCCTCGAATACGCTGACGAAACCAAGCTTCACGTTCCGGTTTCCCACGTTCACCTCCTCAGCCGCTATGTCGGCGTCGGCGGCCACGCCGCCACGCTTCACCGCCTCGGCGGTCAGCGTTGGATGCGCGAGAAGACCGACGCCGAACGGGCCATCGCCGATCTGGCCGCCTCGCTCCTCGACACTCAGGCCAAGCGGCAGTTCAGCCCCGGCCTGAGCTTCGACACCGCGCCGCCCTGGATGCACGCCTTTGAAGCCTCGTTTCCCTATCAGGAGACCGTGGACCAGGCGCGCGTCATCGCCGAGGTCAAGGCCGACATGGCCGCGCCGCGCCCGATGGACCGACTCGTCTGCGGAGACGCCGGCTACGGCAAGACCGAGGTGGCGATCCGAGCCGCCTTCATCGCCGTGATGAACCAGCGCCAGGTCGCCGTTCTGGTGCCAACCACCGTCCTTGCCGAGCAGCACTACGAGTCCTTCCGCGAACGAATGGCCGCCTACCCGCTGCGCATCGACGTCCTCTCGCGTTTCCGGAGCCCCGCCCACATCCGCCGCACCCTGGACGATCTGGCCGCCGGCCGGATTGACATCATCATCGGCACCCACGCGCTACTCCAACCCGGCGTCGCCTTCAAGAGCCTCGGGCTGCTCGTAATTGACGAAGAGCAGCGGTTCGGCGTTCGCCACAAAGAATACCTCAAGGCCGTGCGTCAGGTGGTGGACGTGCTGACCCTTTCGGCCACGCCCATCCCGCGGACGCTGTACCTCTCCATGACCGGCGCGCGCGACCTGTCGCTGCTGCAAACGCCCCCGCGCGAACGGCTGGCGATCGACACGCGGGTGGTGCGCGACTCCGACGCCGCCATCCGCTCCGCCATCCTCCAGGAACTGGCGCGCGACGGCCAGATTTTCTTCCTCCACAACCGCGTGATGACGCTCCCCCTCGTGCAGGCGCGCCTCGAGCGGCTCGTCCCCGAGGCCCGGATCGCGGTCGCCCACGGCCAGATGCCCGCGCGCGAGCTCGCCGCAGTCATGCGCCGTTTTGAGTCCGGAGAGACCGACCTGCTCCTCTGCACAACGATCGTCGAATCGGGGCTCGACATCCCACGCGCCAACACGATCATCATCCACCGCGCCGACCGCTTCGGCATCGCCGACCTCTACCAGCTCCGAGGCCGCGTCGGCCGCGCCTCGCGCAAGGGATACGCCTGGCTGCTCCTCCCCGAACATGGCAACATTGATGACGAAGCCCGCCAGCGCATCGGCGCGCTGCGCGCCCACAGCGGACTCGGCGCCGGCTTCTCGCTCGCGCTTCGCGATCTGGAGATTCGCGGCTCAGGCTCTATCCTTGGCGCCGCGCAATCGGGGCACATCGCCGCCATCGGCTTCGGCCTCTACTGCCAGCTCCTCAAGCGGACGGTGGCCCGACTCAGGGGCGAGGCGCCGCCCATGCTCGTGGAGGTTGACATCCAGCTCGACTTTATCGACCTCTCCCCCGGCACCGGCGACCCCGACCGAGCGGCGTGTCTCCCCTATGCGTACATTGAGGACGAAGCCCATCGGATCGCCTTTCACCGGCGCGTCGCCGAGGCCTCCACGGCCGCCGACATTCGAGCCCTGCGCGACGAGATGGCCGACCGGTTTGGGCGGCTGCCGCCACCTGCGGAGCGGCTGCTGCGGATCGCCGAACTGCGCATCGTCGCAGCGGGCCGCCGCATCGCCCGGATCGAGGTTCGCGACGGCAAGGTCGGTCTTTATCGCGCCCACAGCCGTCAGACCCTGCTGATTCAGAACCGTAGTCCCCGCCTCACCGCCGCCGGCGCCGACAAAAAGATCGCCCAGCTCATCACGTGGGTGGAGCGCGTGGGGGTATAGGTGTTAAGAGGTGCTTGCACTTGGCCCAATAAGTTGACTAATACTTGACTTATTTTGGGGCGAAAACGATGAGCTACGAACCTCAATTCACGATCACGCCGCTGCTGCTCGACCGGGTGGAGCGTATCGCCGCCCTGCGGCAGCGTATCGTGTCCGCGACCGTAGATGTCGCGTGGATACCCGCACTGCAGGCGGATACGCGCGTGCGGAACGCCCACTCCTCGACCGCCATCGAAGGGAACCCCCTGACCTTGGAGCAGGTCCGGGCGGTCGAAGAGGGGCGGGAGCTTCCGGCGGCGGCTGACCGGCCGCAGCGGGAGGTACTCAACTACTTTGCGGGACTGCGCTATGTGGAGAAGCATGCGGGTCTCAAGACCGTCCGTCACGAGGATCTCTTCGAACTGCACCGGATCGTGGCGGCGCGCGTGATGGATCAGGGCGAGGCCGGGCGTTACCGCACGATCCGCGTGCGGGTGGGGCCGCACGTGCCCCCGCCGCCGGAGGAGGTGTCCGGCCTGATGTTCGAGCTGCTGACGAGTTCTATTGGGAAGACCGGCCACGCTATTACCAGGCGCTGCAGGCCGTGCGCGAGGCCGGGGACGACCTCACCGCTTGGCTGGAGTACGCGGCGGAAGGGCTGGAACTCACGCTCGATCGCGTCTGCAGGCGCATCGACCGGATGTACGCCCGAATGAACCCCGCGATGTGCATGGGCCCTCCCTACTGCCGCCGCTTCTTCTTCTTCGGCTCGATCACCAGAAACCCCGCATGGCGAACGCGATCTTCCGTAACGATCTCGACGCTCTCTTCGGTTCCAGACTCGTCCAAAATACGCGACACGCGAATGGGCTCGGCCGGCACGGGTGACACAGCGGTTGCAGGCATCGCGACGGCTTCCGGCTCCGCGATCTCGCGCCGTCCCGCGACGGGACGGATCAGCTCCCACAGTTGCGTCTTCAGCGTATCCAGCCCCCGCCCGTCAACGGTCGAGATTTGGAGAATGCGGCCACGCACCTTCTTGCGGAAAACCGCAAGATTGGC contains:
- the mfd gene encoding transcription-repair coupling factor, translated to MTDALRAALAAVPPGVTTLSLPLLPGASAAITALALGRLHPAAPILVITAGSIEQESVTGDLLAFARETGQPVALLPAIETGDADRELEGARLLAIRTFHAQPCPILVASAHALQQPVPDPASVARATRTLALNGETDLNALIADLVAAGYTRAPDVSEKGEFAVRGGILDVWPATDTLPLRAEFSDHQIESLRRFDPASQTSVERITGAELAPCSPPGTILLTDLLPRGTVILRLDHDRIRHYAETRAAEFPGLLLWEDLAQRLAACAPALDLVSGDPPPPAVPALPFAIAPIAGVSGFGDDPAHPDLLATARQRLIAPLAAFTRAGGFAVVCADTPGACETLAHELPAGGGIALLRLPLSGGFTLAEPPACALTLLAQPDLYAVRKHTPIRPKSAPATGQRLDTIADLQPGDRVVHLDHGIGRYIGTTEIEIDGRRSEVITLEYADETKLHVPVSHVHLLSRYVGVGGHAATLHRLGGQRWMREKTDAERAIADLAASLLDTQAKRQFSPGLSFDTAPPWMHAFEASFPYQETVDQARVIAEVKADMAAPRPMDRLVCGDAGYGKTEVAIRAAFIAVMNQRQVAVLVPTTVLAEQHYESFRERMAAYPLRIDVLSRFRSPAHIRRTLDDLAAGRIDIIIGTHALLQPGVAFKSLGLLVIDEEQRFGVRHKEYLKAVRQVVDVLTLSATPIPRTLYLSMTGARDLSLLQTPPRERLAIDTRVVRDSDAAIRSAILQELARDGQIFFLHNRVMTLPLVQARLERLVPEARIAVAHGQMPARELAAVMRRFESGETDLLLCTTIVESGLDIPRANTIIIHRADRFGIADLYQLRGRVGRASRKGYAWLLLPEHGNIDDEARQRIGALRAHSGLGAGFSLALRDLEIRGSGSILGAAQSGHIAAIGFGLYCQLLKRTVARLRGEAPPMLVEVDIQLDFIDLSPGTGDPDRAACLPYAYIEDEAHRIAFHRRVAEASTAADIRALRDEMADRFGRLPPPAERLLRIAELRIVAAGRRIARIEVRDGKVGLYRAHSRQTLLIQNRSPRLTAAGADKKIAQLITWVERVGV